From the genome of Deinococcus aerolatus, one region includes:
- a CDS encoding cupin domain-containing protein, with the protein MTTEQPLPAPDIQRAAPPQVMAVTPGGRSLLFTLEPGQGIPPHRHPGSQVLLAVLSGEVEVRAPDMQVARAGEVLVHDGDGSISLLARQSAQVLVTLLTR; encoded by the coding sequence ATGACCACTGAACAGCCCCTTCCTGCCCCAGACATCCAGCGCGCCGCGCCCCCACAGGTCATGGCGGTCACCCCCGGTGGACGCTCGCTGCTGTTCACCCTGGAGCCTGGACAGGGCATCCCGCCCCACCGCCATCCCGGCAGTCAGGTGCTGCTGGCCGTGCTGTCCGGCGAGGTCGAGGTCCGGGCGCCGGACATGCAGGTGGCGCGGGCCGGAGAGGTCCTGGTCCACGACGGCGACGGATCCATCAGTCTGCTGGCCCGCCAGTCGGCCCAGGTGCTGGTGACACTGCTGACCAGGTAA
- a CDS encoding group III truncated hemoglobin produces MTGPLLLTAGGETLFSRIGEARLRALLWGFYAEVMKDELLAPVFKQRVGPFPGAGWPVHIARLEGFWRAVTGGPSAYRGQPGPAHSDLGAGAEHFDRWLALWETALAEHLGPPEAQAMLVLASRMRGSLQRFALAGASPSLTQTHLTQRVQ; encoded by the coding sequence ATGACCGGCCCGCTGCTGCTGACCGCCGGGGGCGAGACGCTGTTTTCGCGCATCGGCGAGGCCCGGCTGCGGGCGCTGCTGTGGGGCTTTTACGCTGAAGTGATGAAAGACGAGCTGTTGGCCCCGGTCTTCAAGCAACGCGTCGGGCCTTTTCCGGGCGCAGGCTGGCCGGTGCATATCGCCCGGCTGGAGGGCTTCTGGCGAGCCGTGACCGGCGGTCCCAGTGCCTACCGGGGACAGCCCGGCCCGGCGCACAGCGATCTGGGCGCGGGGGCCGAACACTTTGACCGGTGGCTGGCCCTGTGGGAAACGGCGCTGGCCGAACATCTCGGTCCGCCCGAGGCTCAGGCCATGCTGGTACTGGCCTCACGCATGCGGGGATCGCTGCAACGCTTCGCGCTGGCCGGCGCGTCCCCGTCCTTAACCCAGACACACCTAACCCAGAGAGTCCAATGA
- a CDS encoding indolepyruvate ferredoxin oxidoreductase subunit alpha, with translation MTHIITSPCIGTKDASCTEVCPVECIYDAGELYLIHPDECIDCGACVPACPVSAILAEEAVVGWITHLKLGASVLLCAAVGAA, from the coding sequence ATGACCCACATCATCACCAGCCCCTGTATCGGCACCAAGGACGCCTCCTGCACCGAGGTCTGCCCAGTAGAATGCATCTACGACGCCGGCGAGCTGTATCTGATTCACCCCGACGAATGCATCGACTGTGGGGCGTGTGTGCCGGCCTGTCCGGTCAGCGCCATCTTGGCCGAGGAGGCCGTGGTGGGCTGGATCACCCACCTGAAGCTGGGCGCCAGCGTGCTGCTGTGCGCCGCCGTGGGAGCCGCATGA
- a CDS encoding Bax inhibitor-1/YccA family protein: MQTYPMPRPQARTAEIVRTFMARTYSWMAAGLALTAGIAFLTAQNEAFAYQIMQYRMPLLLVQLGLVFGLSLFADRLNSAVAGMLFIAYAALTGLTFSALLFAYSPAAVISAFATTAGTFAAMSVVGYVIKKDLSVMGRFFLFALIGLIIAMIVNIFVASSALTFGISIIGVLLFAGLTAYDTQMLRNMALSGIEGEQAERAAINGALRLYLDFINMFLFILRLFGGSRN; encoded by the coding sequence ATGCAGACCTATCCCATGCCCCGACCGCAGGCGCGAACGGCAGAAATTGTCCGCACGTTCATGGCCCGCACCTATTCCTGGATGGCCGCCGGACTGGCCCTGACTGCCGGAATCGCTTTTCTCACTGCCCAGAATGAGGCCTTTGCCTATCAGATCATGCAGTACCGCATGCCGCTGCTGCTCGTTCAGCTGGGCCTGGTCTTCGGCCTGAGCCTCTTTGCCGACCGCCTGAACAGTGCCGTTGCCGGAATGCTGTTTATCGCCTACGCTGCCCTGACCGGCCTGACTTTCAGCGCCCTGCTGTTCGCCTACAGCCCCGCTGCGGTGATCAGCGCCTTTGCCACAACTGCCGGCACCTTCGCCGCCATGAGCGTGGTGGGCTACGTGATCAAGAAGGACCTGAGCGTAATGGGCCGTTTCTTCCTGTTTGCGCTGATCGGCCTGATCATCGCCATGATCGTCAACATCTTCGTCGCCAGCAGCGCCCTGACCTTCGGCATCAGCATCATTGGCGTGCTGCTGTTCGCGGGCCTGACCGCCTACGACACCCAGATGCTGCGCAACATGGCCCTGAGCGGCATCGAGGGCGAGCAGGCCGAACGCGCCGCCATCAACGGGGCGCTGCGACTGTACCTGGACTTCATCAACATGTTCCTGTTCATCCTGCGCCTGTTCGGCGGCAGCCGGAACTGA
- a CDS encoding phospholipase D-like domain-containing protein, whose product MGALLLLRMFGLVALLGLLLGLGGVASPTSPSPATLNAASPKPTPFTLLAGDLSPPELATLDGLGLVVPDCPAPQAPLDRVLYAHLRGQGAELSCGNAFVRLIHFPNDDSGESGQAPDPLGGFRVVARQIESARREVLLANMLWDGGKDAPGALLARAVAALRASVARFPARYPQGVTVRLMFGNSVRLDALLDPSSSVYSAAQHLLEAGVPLSGDPVQGFRLELANYTYASPHNHLKLLVIDGQETSAGGANISYFHVPDSTPGGLDLTDLLLDLKGPVARHTAAAFRDSWLLSRPLRCGGSVTVATLRRACTLVDAGEPYPLFYTAPPAPAGTSRAYGLYRRSGYETQDAALPALFAAAGSSIDLMQSQISGTLQCSLSLTAPGGCPFPGEALPVWQAIVSGVRDRGVRVRVVLDYDPLLQIEPLALLSGVWTYLKPLGLEDHLQVRWSGTAGGMHTKAALVDDAMLTVGSLNLHFSSFGPRGLNEYTLATSDPAALRAARQTFDFEWARSTPLRLPYWLRP is encoded by the coding sequence ATGGGGGCGCTGCTGTTGCTGAGGATGTTTGGTCTGGTGGCGCTGCTGGGCTTGCTGCTGGGCCTGGGCGGTGTCGCGTCCCCCACCTCTCCCAGCCCCGCCACGCTGAACGCCGCCTCACCCAAGCCCACGCCGTTCACCCTACTGGCCGGTGACCTCTCTCCTCCCGAGCTGGCCACGCTGGATGGGCTGGGCCTGGTGGTACCGGACTGTCCCGCGCCGCAGGCCCCCCTGGACCGCGTGCTGTACGCCCATCTGCGTGGCCAGGGCGCCGAGCTGAGCTGCGGCAACGCGTTTGTACGCCTTATTCACTTTCCCAATGATGACTCGGGCGAGAGCGGTCAGGCTCCGGACCCGCTGGGCGGCTTCAGGGTGGTGGCCCGCCAGATCGAGTCGGCCCGGCGCGAGGTGTTGCTGGCCAACATGCTGTGGGACGGCGGCAAGGACGCACCTGGAGCGCTGCTGGCCCGCGCGGTGGCTGCGTTGAGGGCATCGGTGGCCCGCTTCCCCGCCCGCTATCCCCAGGGCGTGACCGTCCGGCTGATGTTCGGCAACAGCGTGCGCCTGGACGCCTTGCTGGACCCCAGCAGCAGCGTCTACAGCGCCGCGCAGCACCTGCTGGAAGCCGGGGTGCCGCTGTCGGGCGACCCGGTGCAGGGCTTCAGGCTGGAGCTTGCCAACTACACCTACGCTTCCCCGCACAACCACCTCAAACTGCTGGTGATTGACGGGCAGGAGACGTCGGCGGGCGGGGCGAACATCAGCTATTTCCATGTCCCGGACAGCACCCCCGGTGGCCTGGACCTGACCGATCTGCTGCTGGACCTGAAGGGGCCGGTGGCGCGGCACACGGCGGCGGCCTTCCGCGATTCCTGGCTGCTGAGCCGCCCGCTGCGGTGCGGCGGCAGCGTCACGGTGGCCACCCTGCGCCGCGCCTGCACGCTGGTGGACGCGGGCGAACCCTATCCGCTGTTCTATACCGCCCCGCCGGCACCCGCCGGAACGTCACGTGCCTACGGTCTATACCGCCGCTCCGGCTACGAGACGCAGGACGCGGCGCTGCCCGCGCTGTTTGCCGCCGCGGGGTCCAGCATTGACCTGATGCAGTCGCAGATCAGCGGCACGCTTCAGTGCAGCCTGAGCCTGACAGCGCCGGGAGGCTGCCCGTTCCCCGGCGAGGCCCTGCCGGTGTGGCAGGCGATTGTGAGCGGGGTGCGGGACCGGGGCGTGCGGGTTCGGGTGGTGCTGGACTATGATCCTCTGCTGCAGATTGAGCCGCTGGCCCTGCTGTCGGGTGTGTGGACGTACCTCAAGCCGCTGGGCCTGGAAGACCACCTGCAGGTGCGCTGGTCCGGCACGGCAGGCGGCATGCACACCAAGGCCGCGCTGGTGGACGACGCCATGCTGACGGTAGGCAGCCTTAACCTGCATTTCTCGTCTTTCGGGCCGCGCGGGCTGAACGAGTACACCCTGGCGACCAGCGATCCTGCCGCGCTGCGGGCCGCCCGTCAGACCTTCGACTTCGAGTGGGCGCGCAGCACGCCACTCCGCCTGCCGTACTGGTTGCGCCCCTGA
- a CDS encoding MOSC domain-containing protein encodes MTAAAPFTPDRHLLSVNIGQPSTVQIGARPHVSGIDKRPLPGRVRVTGVGLDGDRVVDTRHHGGPDQAVYVYTREDYAHWEAELGRPLPPGLFGENLLVGGLESATMRVGDRLEIGQGASSEGGGVLLEVTAPRIPCATLAAHLGDPAFIRRFVAAGRPGFYTRVLRGGQLGVGDRVRVTSAPKDAPTIAQLFALWYDAAPDPETLQRYLEFPLAVRVRARVQGQLAERREGSTL; translated from the coding sequence ATGACCGCCGCCGCCCCCTTCACGCCTGACCGTCACCTTCTGAGCGTCAACATCGGCCAGCCTTCCACCGTCCAGATCGGCGCGCGTCCGCACGTCAGCGGCATCGACAAACGGCCTCTGCCGGGCCGGGTGCGCGTAACCGGGGTCGGGCTGGACGGTGACCGGGTGGTGGACACCCGCCACCACGGCGGCCCCGATCAGGCCGTGTACGTGTACACCCGCGAGGATTACGCCCACTGGGAGGCTGAGCTGGGACGGCCCCTGCCTCCCGGCCTGTTCGGGGAGAACCTGCTAGTGGGCGGGCTGGAATCCGCCACCATGCGGGTGGGTGACCGTCTAGAAATCGGGCAGGGCGCAAGTTCAGAGGGGGGCGGCGTGCTGCTGGAGGTCACTGCCCCGCGTATTCCCTGCGCCACGCTGGCGGCACATCTCGGCGATCCAGCCTTTATCAGGCGGTTTGTGGCGGCGGGCCGTCCCGGCTTCTACACCCGCGTCCTGCGCGGCGGCCAGCTGGGGGTCGGCGACCGTGTGCGCGTCACCTCCGCCCCGAAGGACGCGCCGACCATCGCGCAGCTGTTCGCCCTGTGGTACGACGCGGCCCCGGACCCCGAAACGCTGCAACGGTACCTGGAGTTCCCACTGGCCGTGCGCGTCCGGGCCAGGGTGCAGGGTCAGCTGGCCGAGAGGCGTGAAGGCTCAACCCTGTGA
- the recO gene encoding DNA repair protein RecO: MKHRTANRSGIVIRRRVLPSGDIIVTLLTPQGKLKAIARGGVRGPLASRLNLFHHVGVQTYQTPQNDLATLKQAVLEGALPSLAEPERHAFAHLLAEFADALFQEGEFSQQAFELFAGALRGVAHQPDPEWVALVMSHKLLGLAGIVPQTARCARCSAPDPAHPDPLGGQMLCAACASLPAYPPESLDFLLGAVRRTVRASMDAPVPPEQRPALWRTLERFVTVQVGGVHSWRQLVPSAAVV; the protein is encoded by the coding sequence GTGAAGCACCGCACCGCCAACCGCAGCGGCATCGTGATCCGGCGCCGGGTGCTGCCTTCCGGCGACATCATCGTGACGCTGCTGACGCCGCAGGGCAAGCTGAAGGCCATTGCGCGCGGCGGGGTGCGCGGGCCACTGGCCAGCCGCCTGAACCTGTTTCACCACGTCGGCGTGCAGACCTACCAGACGCCGCAGAACGATCTGGCCACCCTCAAGCAGGCGGTGCTGGAAGGCGCGCTGCCCTCGCTGGCCGAGCCGGAGCGTCACGCCTTCGCGCATCTGCTGGCCGAATTTGCCGACGCGCTGTTTCAGGAGGGCGAGTTCAGCCAGCAGGCTTTCGAGCTGTTCGCGGGGGCGCTGCGCGGCGTGGCCCACCAGCCGGACCCCGAGTGGGTGGCGCTGGTCATGAGTCACAAGCTGCTGGGGCTGGCCGGCATCGTGCCGCAAACGGCCCGCTGCGCCCGCTGCAGCGCGCCGGACCCCGCGCACCCGGACCCGCTGGGCGGCCAGATGCTGTGCGCCGCCTGCGCCAGCCTGCCCGCGTACCCGCCCGAGTCGCTGGACTTCCTGCTGGGTGCGGTGCGCCGCACGGTGAGGGCCAGCATGGACGCCCCGGTGCCGCCTGAGCAGCGCCCGGCGCTGTGGCGCACCCTGGAACGCTTCGTGACCGTGCAGGTGGGCGGCGTGCACAGCTGGCGGCAGCTGGTGCCCAGCGCGGCTGTCGTCTAG
- a CDS encoding 16S rRNA (uracil(1498)-N(3))-methyltransferase, translating to MTDTRIRVSALTPRMDLGPREARHLHVLRLKVGDVLRVFDGQGAEAAAQIAQLEAGRAVLTLGEAVSGAAETPFPLTLAVALLKGDKLSDVVRAATELGVARVQLLVTARADAREIGAQKLLRLARVAEEASKQSRRAVVPQVLAPISLTEFAWEGQLFVAQPGSQGRIMPLLDWAAPVNVLTGPEGGLTSAEVGGLLERGAHAVTLGPRVLRAETAPVALLGAIAAFGQEDQPRPA from the coding sequence ATGACCGACACCCGCATCCGCGTCTCGGCCCTGACGCCCCGGATGGACCTCGGTCCGCGCGAGGCCCGCCACCTGCACGTGCTGCGCCTGAAGGTGGGCGACGTCCTGCGGGTTTTCGACGGGCAGGGGGCCGAGGCCGCCGCTCAGATTGCCCAACTGGAGGCGGGCCGCGCCGTCCTGACGCTGGGCGAGGCGGTCAGCGGCGCGGCCGAGACGCCGTTTCCCCTGACGCTGGCGGTGGCCCTCCTGAAGGGAGACAAGCTCTCGGACGTGGTACGCGCCGCCACCGAGCTGGGCGTGGCGCGGGTGCAACTGCTGGTCACGGCCCGCGCCGACGCCCGCGAGATCGGGGCGCAGAAGCTGCTGCGGCTGGCGCGGGTGGCCGAGGAGGCCAGCAAGCAGTCGCGCCGCGCGGTGGTGCCGCAGGTGCTTGCGCCCATCTCCCTGACCGAGTTTGCCTGGGAGGGTCAGCTGTTCGTGGCCCAGCCGGGTTCGCAGGGGCGGATCATGCCCCTGCTGGACTGGGCCGCACCCGTGAACGTCCTGACCGGCCCGGAAGGTGGCCTGACCAGCGCCGAGGTGGGGGGCCTGCTGGAGCGCGGCGCCCACGCCGTCACCCTGGGGCCGCGCGTGCTGCGGGCCGAGACGGCCCCGGTGGCGCTGCTGGGGGCCATCGCGGCGTTCGGGCAGGAGGACCAGCCCAGGCCCGCCTAG
- a CDS encoding 50S ribosomal protein L11 methyltransferase: MLVYHLPGTFETREAHLDLLWEAGATGLEERAGLIRAYFDTRAELDDDIADGEWRDEVEQDWQAQFKATLRPVLAGRVTIVPPWLRHEVGAGQTALVIEPGMAFGTGHHATTRMAVEALSALDLGGRRVLDVGTGSGVLAIAAALLGAEHATGLDIDPLTIPIATENAEINGVPPGRVAFAEGSLGLGDDTDEVYDVLVANLYAELHDLLAGEYAAALRPGGPLILTGILTGKLALVRAALDREGFGDVTVREDGEWVLVTATAPAQ, from the coding sequence ATGCTGGTCTACCACCTGCCGGGAACCTTTGAAACGCGCGAGGCGCACCTTGATCTGCTGTGGGAGGCCGGGGCGACGGGCCTGGAAGAGCGCGCCGGGCTGATCCGCGCCTACTTCGACACCCGCGCTGAACTGGACGATGACATTGCGGACGGCGAGTGGCGCGACGAGGTCGAGCAGGACTGGCAGGCGCAGTTCAAGGCGACGCTGCGGCCGGTGCTGGCGGGCCGCGTGACCATCGTGCCGCCGTGGCTGCGCCATGAGGTGGGCGCCGGACAGACGGCGCTGGTGATCGAGCCGGGCATGGCCTTTGGCACCGGGCACCACGCCACGACGCGCATGGCGGTCGAAGCCCTGTCCGCCCTGGACCTGGGGGGCAGGCGGGTGCTGGACGTGGGCACCGGCAGCGGCGTGCTGGCCATCGCGGCGGCGCTGCTGGGCGCGGAGCACGCCACCGGGCTGGACATTGACCCGCTGACCATTCCCATTGCCACCGAGAACGCGGAGATCAACGGGGTGCCGCCGGGCCGGGTGGCCTTTGCCGAGGGCAGCCTGGGCCTGGGCGACGACACGGACGAGGTGTACGACGTGCTGGTTGCCAACCTCTACGCCGAACTACACGATCTGCTGGCCGGCGAGTACGCCGCCGCGCTGCGTCCTGGCGGGCCGCTGATCCTGACCGGCATCCTGACCGGCAAACTGGCCCTGGTCCGCGCCGCCCTGGACCGCGAGGGCTTCGGCGACGTGACGGTGCGCGAGGACGGCGAGTGGGTGCTGGTCACGGCCACCGCGCCTGCCCAGTGA
- the proC gene encoding pyrroline-5-carboxylate reductase — protein MELAIVGVGKLGLALLEGVTARGGIAPAQIGLIDANTARVQDIAARTGARVIAPADLGQAQRILISLQPRVFPETSEWLAQENAGYISTMAGVSVASLARRLGTQRVVRVMPNLAATIGLSQTAITGPREAADAGDLAFAHHLFGSVGDAYDLPEHLFNAFTGMSASGPAYAAVVAEALADGGVRMGLPRVLANELAAKLLVASGELLQRRAHPGMLKDEVASPGGTTIAGLAALEAAGVRGGLMHAVIEATRRSTELGLDQE, from the coding sequence ATGGAACTTGCCATCGTCGGCGTCGGAAAACTGGGCCTGGCCCTGCTGGAAGGGGTGACGGCACGCGGCGGCATCGCGCCCGCGCAGATCGGTTTGATCGACGCGAACACCGCCCGCGTGCAGGACATCGCCGCGCGCACCGGGGCGCGGGTGATCGCCCCGGCGGACCTGGGACAGGCGCAGCGCATCCTGATCAGCCTGCAACCGCGCGTGTTTCCCGAAACCAGCGAATGGCTGGCGCAGGAGAACGCCGGATACATCAGCACCATGGCCGGGGTCAGCGTGGCGAGCCTGGCGCGGCGGCTGGGCACGCAGCGGGTGGTGCGGGTGATGCCCAATCTGGCGGCCACCATCGGGCTGTCGCAGACGGCCATCACCGGGCCGCGCGAGGCCGCGGACGCGGGCGATCTGGCCTTCGCGCACCACCTGTTCGGCTCGGTGGGCGACGCCTATGACCTGCCCGAACACCTGTTCAACGCCTTTACCGGCATGAGCGCCTCTGGCCCCGCCTACGCCGCCGTGGTGGCCGAGGCGCTGGCCGACGGCGGCGTCCGCATGGGCCTGCCGCGCGTGCTGGCCAACGAACTGGCCGCCAAACTGCTGGTGGCCAGCGGCGAACTGCTGCAGCGCCGTGCCCACCCCGGCATGCTCAAGGATGAGGTGGCCTCGCCGGGCGGCACCACCATTGCCGGGCTGGCGGCCCTGGAAGCGGCGGGCGTGCGCGGCGGACTGATGCACGCGGTGATCGAGGCCACCCGCCGCAGCACGGAACTGGGGCTGGATCAGGAGTAA
- the pyrE gene encoding orotate phosphoribosyltransferase has protein sequence MDVLELYRQAGAYHEGHFLLASGRHSPKFLQSTTVLQYPHLTGQIAAAMAGKLTEAGVQASLLIGPAMGGVVLAYEVARHFGGEDVRAIFAEKDGQGGMKIREAFTVAPGEAFIAVEDVLTTGGSVLKAVRAAEAAGGRCAAIACIVDRRAEGGPLAGYPLVSLSRLVFDTYPPGEVPEWLAQLPMQEI, from the coding sequence ATGGATGTTCTCGAATTGTACCGGCAGGCCGGGGCCTACCACGAGGGGCACTTTCTGCTCGCCAGTGGCCGCCACAGCCCCAAATTCCTGCAAAGCACCACTGTGCTGCAATACCCGCACCTGACCGGGCAGATCGCTGCCGCCATGGCCGGGAAACTCACGGAGGCGGGCGTGCAGGCCAGCCTCCTGATCGGTCCCGCGATGGGCGGCGTGGTCCTGGCCTACGAGGTGGCGCGGCACTTCGGCGGGGAGGACGTCCGCGCCATCTTCGCCGAGAAGGACGGGCAGGGCGGCATGAAAATCCGGGAGGCCTTCACGGTGGCACCGGGCGAGGCCTTTATTGCCGTGGAAGACGTGCTGACCACCGGAGGCAGCGTGCTGAAAGCCGTGCGCGCCGCCGAGGCCGCCGGGGGCAGGTGCGCGGCCATCGCGTGCATCGTGGACCGCCGCGCCGAGGGCGGCCCGCTGGCCGGTTATCCGCTGGTGTCGCTGAGCCGTCTGGTGTTTGACACCTACCCGCCGGGTGAGGTGCCGGAGTGGCTGGCGCAGCTTCCCATGCAGGAGATCTAG
- a CDS encoding alpha/beta fold hydrolase, with amino-acid sequence MSETLRDARLERRGGPGEWIFSLQAMLAGVAVPLRLGAQSWGTLNEARDNAVLVCHYYTGTMRAAGHGPDGTPGWWADLIGPGRPLDTDRYFVICLNTPSNVQALDPGIVTTGPDTPHPDGQRWGERFPCWDFGDLHAMQRELMWALGVQRWHAVAGPSLGGLQALQWAARTPELAPRVAAVAASPHVGPALRDAFAPLLGHVAAQDNLDGALRLITFFGLGADGLEATFRGGEFNTYLSSRSGTASLAHILDIARLVGTHRLAEVAPHADLFARWAGCGLRLLTVNVAVDQFFPAAEMRAFAQASAAAGVDHTHLEFASEQGHLGCVNDTAAFAPLLRELLAAPVPVPLPAAPSGHVTQV; translated from the coding sequence ATGAGCGAGACGCTGCGGGACGCACGGCTGGAGAGGAGAGGCGGGCCGGGAGAGTGGATCTTCTCGCTCCAGGCGATGTTGGCGGGCGTGGCGGTGCCGCTGCGGCTGGGGGCGCAGTCGTGGGGCACCCTGAATGAGGCGCGGGACAACGCCGTGCTGGTATGTCACTACTACACCGGCACCATGCGCGCGGCGGGCCATGGCCCGGACGGCACCCCCGGCTGGTGGGCGGACCTGATTGGGCCGGGGCGGCCGCTGGACACGGACCGCTACTTCGTGATCTGTCTGAACACCCCCTCCAACGTGCAGGCGCTGGATCCCGGCATCGTGACCACCGGGCCGGACACCCCGCACCCGGACGGTCAGCGGTGGGGCGAGCGCTTTCCGTGCTGGGACTTTGGCGACCTGCACGCCATGCAGCGCGAGCTGATGTGGGCGCTGGGGGTGCAGCGCTGGCACGCGGTGGCTGGCCCCAGCCTGGGTGGGCTGCAGGCCCTGCAGTGGGCCGCCCGAACCCCTGAGCTGGCCCCACGCGTGGCGGCGGTGGCGGCCAGTCCGCATGTCGGGCCGGCGCTGCGGGACGCCTTTGCGCCGCTGCTGGGGCACGTGGCTGCACAGGACAATCTGGACGGGGCGCTGCGTCTGATCACCTTTTTTGGTCTGGGGGCCGACGGGCTGGAGGCGACATTTCGCGGCGGCGAGTTCAACACCTACCTGTCGTCCCGCTCGGGCACGGCCAGTCTGGCGCACATTCTGGATATTGCCCGGCTGGTGGGCACCCACCGTCTGGCGGAAGTGGCCCCACACGCTGACCTGTTCGCGCGCTGGGCCGGATGCGGGCTGCGGCTGCTGACCGTGAACGTCGCGGTGGACCAGTTCTTCCCCGCCGCCGAGATGCGGGCCTTCGCGCAGGCCTCGGCGGCGGCGGGCGTGGACCATACGCACCTGGAATTCGCCTCTGAGCAGGGCCATCTGGGCTGCGTGAACGACACGGCGGCCTTCGCCCCGCTGCTGCGCGAGTTGCTGGCGGCCCCGGTCCCGGTCCCGCTGCCCGCCGCGCCCAGCGGCCACGTCACCCAGGTCTGA